The Ensifer canadensis genomic sequence CGACTATCTCACCCATTCGCGCGCCGCCTCGACAGCGCTTGCCGAAAATTATGTCGGGCTGCCGTTCTAAGCCAGGTTGTTCGCCGCGAGATCGCTGCGCAGCATGCCGTAAATGGCGGTGTCCCACCTGATATCGCCAACCCTGGCCGACGACCGCCGAACGCCTTCCTCGATAAAACCGAGCTTCAGATAGGTGCGGATTGCGGCCGTGTTGAAGGTATAGACGTTGAGTTCCAGTCGCTCGAAGCGGGCGTCTGCGAAGAAGCGCGCGATGATGCGCTGGAGAAACGGATGGGCGAGGCCTTGGCCACGAAGCCGCGGATTGATCGCCACGCGGCTGAGCCGACCGACGCCATTTTCCCAGTCGAGCGCGACCTGGGCGTGACCGGCCAGATTGTCGTCGACAATGCCGGCAAACATCCAGCGCGTCGGTGCATCCCCGGATGTCGAAGCCTGCATCTCCTCGAGCTGCGTCTCATCAAGCGGAAAGCGGAGCCCGGGCCCGCCCCATTGAATGAGCGCTTCGGCAGTCGGGAACCAGTCCAGCATGTCGGCAATGTGGTGTCCGGCGAAGATTTCGAGCTGCATTGGATCGATCGCATGGTGGTTTCGGTGAACGGATGAGGGCCGCAATCTCGGCTGACGAGGAGGTTTTGTAAAGGTGGCTCGGTATCCGTTACCGGACGACCGTCAGGCTTTCGGCGCGATAGCCGCTGCCGCCTCGCGGATGGTCTGCATCAGGATGGAAAGTGGCAGCGACGGAATGGAGTCCGCGCGCATCGTCAGGCCAACCGGGCCCTTTGTCTCGCTGGTGTCGATCGGCAGGACCGCAAGTGTGCCATCCTCGATGTCGCTGGCAACGACACCCGCCGAAATGATCCAGATCGCGTCGCTGGCGCGCACGAAGGCGCGGCCGAAGGCGTCGGAGACCGTTTCGATCTGGTTCGGCAGGCCCGGTATGCCGTTGGCAATCAGGAAGTGTTCGACGAAGGGGCGGATGATGGAGGCACGCGTCGGCATCAGCACCGGGTAGTCGCCGAGATGAGCGAAGGCCGATTGCGCGCCGGAAAGCAAGGGATGAGCGGCGCGAACAACAAAGACCACCTGCTCGGAATAGAGGTGCTCGAAGGAAAAGCCGGTCATCTTTTCCGGCGCCGCCAGCCTGCCGACGACGAGGTCGAGATCGCCAACCCGCAACTGTTCGAGAAGCACGGCATTCTCGCCGGTGACGATCTTGATCCGTGCGCCGGTATCCTCCTTCAGGAACAGCGACATTGCCCGCGGCATGATCCGCGTCGAGACCGTCGGCAATGCTCCGATGCGCACCGGCACGCCATCACCGGAGCGCTCCTGCGAGACCGAATCGAGCCCCTGGCGCAGTGCCGTTAGCGCCGCACCGGCATGGCGAAGAAAGACCTCGCCAT encodes the following:
- a CDS encoding GNAT family N-acetyltransferase → MQLEIFAGHHIADMLDWFPTAEALIQWGGPGLRFPLDETQLEEMQASTSGDAPTRWMFAGIVDDNLAGHAQVALDWENGVGRLSRVAINPRLRGQGLAHPFLQRIIARFFADARFERLELNVYTFNTAAIRTYLKLGFIEEGVRRSSARVGDIRWDTAIYGMLRSDLAANNLA
- the pcaQ gene encoding pca operon transcription factor PcaQ, giving the protein MVDARVKFRHLQTFVEVARQKSVMKAAELLHVSQPAVTKTIRELEEVLGVAVFEREGRGIKITRYGEVFLRHAGAALTALRQGLDSVSQERSGDGVPVRIGALPTVSTRIMPRAMSLFLKEDTGARIKIVTGENAVLLEQLRVGDLDLVVGRLAAPEKMTGFSFEHLYSEQVVFVVRAAHPLLSGAQSAFAHLGDYPVLMPTRASIIRPFVEHFLIANGIPGLPNQIETVSDAFGRAFVRASDAIWIISAGVVASDIEDGTLAVLPIDTSETKGPVGLTMRADSIPSLPLSILMQTIREAAAAIAPKA